Proteins found in one Collinsella aerofaciens genomic segment:
- a CDS encoding glutamate synthase subunit beta, producing MGKPGAFLDIDRVTHELRPVEERSRDFDPLYVELDDDARRAQASRCMMCGVAFCQMGASFGKARPSGCPLHNLIPEWNELVYRGRWDEAAERLSLTSPMPEFTSRVCPALCEAACNLGSVDGQPTTIHDNERAISDHEWANGGPRRFEPAGEGAPTVAVVGSGPAGLVAAWELARRGARVTVFERDDRPGGLLMYGIPNMKLEKSVVERRVALMRELGIVFELGADVTNPAVAAKLNGFDAVVVAAGARAPRGLAAENIDAPGVVYAVDYLTASTVSVLDGGEPVVDAHGLDVVVIGGGDTGNDCVGTAVRQGARSVRQFEFLPAAPDARAASNPWPQWPNVKKTDYGQQEAIAVMGGEMRAWGVDTLEVLLDKKGAAAGLRVVDLDWSAGKPERIAGSEHEVPAQLVLIACGFTGPEHGVFDAVGVPVATAGRPLPVMAAEGSHLAARVGGVAVDAAPVYVAGDARNGSSLVVNAMADALACAAEVADALEL from the coding sequence ATGGGTAAGCCCGGTGCTTTTCTTGATATCGATCGCGTGACCCACGAGCTGCGCCCCGTGGAGGAGCGCAGCCGCGATTTCGATCCGCTGTACGTGGAGCTCGACGACGATGCGCGCCGTGCCCAGGCGAGCCGCTGCATGATGTGTGGTGTGGCGTTTTGCCAGATGGGCGCGAGCTTTGGCAAGGCGCGTCCGAGTGGCTGCCCGCTGCACAATCTGATTCCCGAGTGGAACGAGCTAGTGTATCGCGGCCGCTGGGACGAGGCTGCCGAGCGTCTGTCACTCACCTCGCCTATGCCCGAGTTCACGAGCCGCGTGTGCCCGGCGCTGTGCGAGGCCGCGTGTAACCTGGGCTCGGTCGACGGCCAGCCCACGACGATTCACGACAACGAGCGCGCGATCAGCGACCATGAGTGGGCAAATGGCGGTCCGCGCCGCTTTGAGCCGGCAGGGGAGGGCGCGCCCACGGTTGCCGTGGTGGGCTCCGGTCCCGCTGGTCTGGTGGCAGCATGGGAGCTTGCGCGTCGTGGGGCCCGCGTGACTGTGTTTGAGCGCGACGACCGCCCGGGCGGTCTGCTCATGTACGGCATTCCCAACATGAAGCTCGAGAAGTCCGTGGTCGAGCGTCGCGTGGCGCTCATGCGCGAGCTGGGCATTGTGTTCGAGCTGGGTGCTGACGTTACGAACCCTGCGGTGGCGGCCAAGCTCAATGGCTTTGACGCCGTCGTGGTGGCTGCCGGTGCTCGCGCCCCGCGTGGGCTGGCTGCTGAGAATATTGACGCACCCGGCGTGGTGTATGCCGTGGACTACCTGACGGCCTCGACCGTCTCGGTGCTCGATGGCGGCGAGCCTGTCGTCGATGCACACGGCCTGGACGTCGTGGTCATTGGCGGCGGCGATACCGGTAACGACTGCGTGGGCACCGCGGTACGTCAGGGTGCGCGCAGCGTGCGCCAGTTTGAGTTCTTGCCGGCGGCGCCTGATGCGCGCGCGGCGAGCAACCCCTGGCCGCAGTGGCCAAACGTTAAGAAGACCGACTACGGCCAGCAGGAGGCCATCGCTGTCATGGGCGGCGAGATGCGCGCTTGGGGCGTGGATACGCTCGAGGTGCTGCTGGACAAGAAGGGCGCGGCCGCGGGCCTGCGCGTGGTCGATCTGGATTGGTCGGCTGGCAAGCCCGAGCGCATCGCGGGCTCCGAGCACGAGGTGCCGGCCCAGCTGGTGCTCATCGCCTGCGGCTTTACGGGCCCAGAGCACGGTGTGTTCGACGCCGTTGGCGTGCCCGTTGCCACTGCTGGTCGTCCGCTGCCTGTGATGGCCGCCGAGGGCTCGCATCTTGCGGCGCGTGTTGGCGGCGTCGCTGTGGATGCCGCGCCGGTGTATGTTGCCGGTGACGCTCGTAACGGCAGCTCGCTCGTGGTGAACGCTATGGCCGACGCCCTGGCCTGCGCTGCCGAAGTCGCCGACGCGCTGGAGCTGTAA